One part of the Anguilla anguilla isolate fAngAng1 chromosome 11, fAngAng1.pri, whole genome shotgun sequence genome encodes these proteins:
- the ptges3a gene encoding prostaglandin E synthase 3, protein MQPATAKWYDRRDYVFIEFCVEDSKDVQVKFEKSKLDFSCVGGTDNLKHQNEIDLFDVIDPNVSKHKRTDRSVLCCLRKSESGKSWPRLTKDKAKLNWLSVDFNNWKDWEDDSDEELSSFDRFSEMMNNMGGDDDLPEVDGAEDDSADSDDEKMPDLE, encoded by the exons AT GCAGCCGGCAACTGCTAAGTGGTACGACAGGCGGGATTACGTCTTTATTGAATTTTGTGTAGAAGACAGCAAAGACGTCCAAGTGAAATTTGAAAAATCAAAGCTTGATTTCAG TTGTGTTGGTGGAACGGATAACCTCAAACATCAAAATGAAATCGACCTCTTTGATGTCATTGATCCAAAT GTGtccaaacacaaacgcacagaccggtctgttttgtgttgtttacgAAAATCAGAATCTGGAAAGTCATGGCCAAGATTAACAAAAGACAAGGCGAAG CTCAATTGGCTTAGCGTGGACTTCAACAACTGGAAAGACTGGGAGGATGATTCGGACGAGGAGCTGTCTAGTTTCGATCGGTTTTCGGAG ATGATGAACAACATGGGGGGTGATGATGACCTACCAGAAGTGGACGGGGCAGAAGAT GACTCAGCTGACAGCGACGATGAAA AAATGCCTGACCTGGAGTGA